A genomic window from Maylandia zebra isolate NMK-2024a linkage group LG20, Mzebra_GT3a, whole genome shotgun sequence includes:
- the ubxn10 gene encoding UBX domain-containing protein 10 has product MHLTRPKSSKGRSRPAVDSSLYPGEANSIHREPGSPEFRRPDRNLRSRSQPVMLQANHLSQEEVLHMLQRTPAAPPQSLNKYKVLPSIEKRRQSEVSLHKDVYNLNLAKDGDDVTKVCSPSDSTAEAGSGSLLLAVRAPCGRRFQQPFDPTHTLLTVKASAEARFGTRYEDACIETMEVPRRTFRDLRMTLAQCAIPNRSVLCISQKTDTMGGQE; this is encoded by the coding sequence ATGCATCTAACAAGGCCAAAATCCTCTAAGGGGCGAAGCAGACCTGCTGTAGACAGCTCACTGTATCCAGGGGAGGCGAACAGCATCCACAGGGAGCCGGGGTCTCCTGAGTTCCGCAGGCCGGACAGAAACCTTCGCTCCCGGTCTCAGCCCGTCATGTTGCAAGCTAACCACCTGAGCCAAGAGGAAGTTTTGCACATGCTGCAGCGTACTCCTGCTGCTCCGCCACAGTCCTTAAACAAGTACAAAGTCCTTCCGTCAATAGAGAAGAGAAGGCAGTCAGAGGTGAGCCTGCACAAAGACGTGTACAACCTTAACCTAGCAAAGGATGGTGATGATGTGACCAAGGTCTGCAGCCCCAGTGATTCAACGGCAGAAGCTGGCAGTGGCAGTTTGCTTCTTGCTGTAAGAGCTCCATGCGGAAGGAGGTTTCAGCAGCCCTTTGACCCCACACACACTCTGCTAACAGTGAAAGCCAGTGCAGAGGCCAGGTTTGGAACCAGGTATGAAGATGCTTGCATTGAGACCATGGAGGTGCCACGCAGGACCTTTAGAGACCTGCGTATGACTCTGGCACAGTGTGCCATTCCTAACAGATCCGTGCTGTGCATCTCTCAGAAAACTGACACTATGGGGGGACAGGAGTAA